In Notamacropus eugenii isolate mMacEug1 chromosome 1, mMacEug1.pri_v2, whole genome shotgun sequence, one genomic interval encodes:
- the MON1A gene encoding vacuolar fusion protein MON1 homolog A, which produces MAADVHKKKGWEATNGTLVPSDGQSSERSESPTPGLAQGTEPGAGQEGAMFVHARSYEDLTESEDGEATGGNPEEGTSVQPRATATDMRQISKDFSELSTQLTGVARDLEEEMRPEPEDCPESSGPGERKASEPPREGEAGEGDEEDATETWRLHQKHIFVLSEAGKPVYSRYGSEEALSSTMGVMVALVSFLEADKNAIRSIHADGYKVVFVRRSPLVLVAVARTRQSEQEIAQELLYIYYQILSLLTWTQLNHIFQQKQNYDLRRLLSGSERITDNLLQLMARDPSFLMGAARCLPLAAGVRDAVSTSLQQARAKSLVFSILLSRNQLVSLVRKKDQFLHPIDLHLLFNLISSSSSFREGEAWTPICLPKFNSGGFFHVHISYLEPDTDLCLLLVSTDREDFFTVSDCRRRFQERLKKRGAHHMLKEALRTPFYSVAQVGIPDLRHFIYKSKSSGLFTSPEIEDPYASEEEQERLLGLYQYLHSRAHNASHPLKTIYYTGPNENLLALVTGAFELYMCYSPLGTKASAINAVHKLMRWIRKEEDRLFILTPLTY; this is translated from the exons GGGCCGGCCAGGAAGGTGCCATGTTCGTTCATGCCCGTTCTTATGAGGACCTGACAGAGTCTGAGGATGGGGAAGCCACAGGGGGCAATCCTGAGGAAGGAACCAGTGTCCAGCCTCGGGCCACAGCGACGGACATGAGGCAGATCAGCAAAGACTTCAGTGAGCTGAGCACACAGTTGACGGGTGTGGCCCGGGACTTGGAAGAGGAGATGCGCCCAGAGCCTGAGGACTGTCCTGAGTCTTCAGGACCTGGAGAACGAAAGGCCTCAGAACCCCCAAGGGAAGGAGAGGCtggggaaggggatgaggagGATGCAACTGAAACATGGCGGCTGCACCAGAAGCATATCTTTGTGCTTAGTGAGGCAGGGAAGCCTGTTTACTCCCGTTATGGCTCAGAGGAGGCACTGTCCAGCACAATGGGGGTCATGGTGGCTTTGGTGTCCTTTCTGGAGGCTGACAAGAATGCTATTCGCTCCATACATGCAG ATGGCTATAAGGTGGTGTTTGTCCGCCGGAGCCCCCTGGTGCTGGTGGCTGTGGCCCGCACACGCCAGTCAGAGCAGGAGATAGCCCAGGAGCTGTTATACATCTATTACCAGATCCTTAGTCTGCTCACCTGGACCCAGCTCAATCACATCTTTCAGCAGAAGCAGAATTATGACTTGCGGCGTCTGCTCTCGGGTTCGGAGCGCATCACCGACAACCTGCTGCAGCTCATGGCTCGTGACCCCAGCTTCCTGATGGGGGCCGCCCGCTGCCTGCCTCTGGCAGCTGGCGTGCGTGATGCTGTGAGCACCAGCCTACAGCAAGCCCGGGCCAAGAGCCTTGTCTTTTCCATCTTGCTATCCCGGAACCAGCTGGTGTCTCTGGTGCGGAAGAAGGACCAGTTCCTTCACCCCATCGACCTCCACCTTCTCTTCAACCTCATcagttcctcttcctcctttcgaGAAGGAGAGGCCTGGACGCCCATCTGTCTCCCCAAATTCAACTCAGGGGGCTTCTTTCATGTACACATCTCCTACCTGGAGCCAGACACGGACCTGTGCCTGCTCCTGGTCTCCACTGACCGAGAGGACTTCTTCACAGTCTCAGACTGCCGCCGCCGTTTCCAAGAGCGGTTGAAAAAGCGTGGGGCCCATCACATGCTGAAGGAGGCCCTGCGCACCCCCTTCTACAGTGTGGCCCAAGTGGGCATCCCAGACCTTCGCCACTTTATCTACAAGTCCAAGAGCTCAGGGCTCTTCACCAG CCCAGAGATCGAGGATCCATATGCAAGTGAGGAGGAACAGGAGCGGCTGTTGGGCCTTTATCAGTACCTACACAGCCGTGCCCACAATGCCTCCCACCCCCTCAAAACCATCTACTACACAGGACCCAATGAGAATCTTCTGGCTTTG GTGACAGGAGCCTTTGAGCTGTATATGTGCTACAGCCCCTTGGGTACCAAGGCGTCCGCCATTAATGCTGTGCACAAGTTGATGCGATGGATCCGAAAAGAGGAGGACCGGCTATTCATTCTCACTCCTCTGACATACTGA